From the genome of Rathayibacter sp. VKM Ac-2759, one region includes:
- a CDS encoding DUF4870 domain-containing protein, with protein sequence MSLPESGPSPEPAPRPTAPAPLTESEDRQWASFAHLGGILSFLPSLIIWLVFKERGRFTEEEAKEALNFQITLLGVHVIAWILSATLVGAIVGIPLDLAAWVVSIVFSILGFLKAKDGTPYRYPFAVRLIK encoded by the coding sequence ATGTCACTCCCCGAGTCCGGTCCGTCGCCGGAGCCCGCACCCCGCCCCACCGCCCCCGCTCCGCTGACCGAGTCGGAGGACCGCCAGTGGGCGTCGTTCGCCCACCTCGGCGGCATCCTGTCCTTCCTCCCCTCGCTCATCATCTGGCTCGTCTTCAAGGAGCGCGGCCGGTTCACGGAGGAGGAGGCGAAGGAGGCGCTGAACTTCCAGATCACGCTGCTGGGCGTCCACGTGATCGCCTGGATCCTCTCGGCGACGCTCGTCGGGGCGATCGTCGGCATCCCGCTCGACCTGGCGGCCTGGGTCGTCTCGATCGTGTTCTCGATCCTCGGATTCCTGAAGGCGAAGGACGGGACCCCCTACCGGTACCCGTTCGCCGTCCGACTCATCAAGTAG
- a CDS encoding DUF4870 domain-containing protein: MSATPPPPPAYGTPAPPLNPADEKTWAIVTHVLGIFFSFLPSLIVFLVFKGRGPFLEAHAKSALNFHLTTLIAYVAGTILTFVFVGVIVFFVVPILVIIFGIIAAVRASAGEYYTYPLSIPFFK, from the coding sequence ATGTCGGCCACCCCTCCCCCGCCCCCCGCCTACGGGACTCCCGCGCCGCCGCTCAACCCGGCGGACGAGAAGACCTGGGCGATCGTGACCCACGTGCTCGGCATCTTCTTCAGCTTCCTGCCGTCGCTGATCGTGTTCCTGGTGTTCAAGGGCCGCGGGCCGTTCCTCGAGGCGCACGCGAAGTCGGCGCTCAACTTCCACCTGACGACGCTCATCGCCTACGTCGCGGGCACGATCCTGACCTTCGTGTTCGTCGGCGTGATCGTGTTCTTCGTCGTGCCGATCCTGGTCATCATCTTCGGGATCATCGCCGCGGTGCGGGCGAGCGCGGGCGAGTACTACACGTACCCGCTGAGCATCCCGTTCTTCAAGTAG
- the hemW gene encoding radical SAM family heme chaperone HemW, with translation MGSALPLADPAPLDGLLPASVAEGVEQRDLGLYVHVPFCRVRCGYCDFNTYTATELRGAKQQDYADQAIGEMVLGASVLESAGLPRRPAATVFFGGGTPTLLPAGDLVRMLDGLRASFGIADGAEITTEANPDSVDAAYLRTLADAGFTRVSFGMQSAVPHVLATLERTHDPERVPLVVQWAREAGLQVSLDLIYGTPGESLADWERSLDSALANRPDHLSAYALIVEDGTKLARQIRRGEVATPDDDLTADMYELADARLAAAGYSWYEVSNWARDDAHRSRHNLSYWLGHDWWGVGPGAHSHVGGVRWWNVKHPAAYADRLRAGDSPAAGRETLDAGTRRVEDVLLRSRLSDGLPLDAVDPGHRREVAGLIADGLVDGRAALQGRIVLTLRGRLLADAVVRRLTDG, from the coding sequence GTGGGCAGCGCCCTCCCGCTCGCCGATCCGGCCCCGCTCGACGGCCTCCTGCCCGCGTCCGTCGCCGAGGGGGTCGAGCAGCGCGACCTCGGTCTCTACGTGCACGTGCCGTTCTGCCGGGTGCGCTGCGGCTACTGCGACTTCAACACCTACACGGCGACGGAGCTGCGCGGCGCGAAGCAGCAGGACTACGCCGACCAGGCGATCGGCGAGATGGTGCTCGGCGCCTCCGTGCTCGAGTCGGCCGGCCTGCCCCGCCGCCCGGCCGCGACGGTGTTCTTCGGAGGCGGCACCCCGACGCTCCTGCCCGCGGGCGATCTCGTGCGCATGCTCGACGGGCTCCGTGCGAGCTTCGGCATCGCCGACGGCGCTGAGATCACGACGGAGGCGAATCCCGACTCGGTCGACGCCGCCTACCTCCGCACACTGGCCGACGCCGGCTTCACCCGAGTCAGCTTCGGCATGCAGTCGGCCGTCCCGCACGTGCTGGCGACTCTCGAGCGCACCCACGATCCCGAGCGCGTGCCGCTCGTGGTGCAGTGGGCGCGCGAGGCCGGCCTGCAGGTCAGCCTCGACCTGATCTACGGCACGCCCGGGGAGTCGCTCGCCGACTGGGAGCGCTCGCTCGACTCCGCCCTCGCGAACCGCCCCGATCACCTCTCGGCCTACGCGCTGATCGTCGAGGACGGCACCAAGCTCGCCCGGCAGATCCGCCGGGGCGAGGTCGCGACTCCGGACGACGACCTCACCGCCGACATGTACGAGCTGGCCGACGCGCGCCTCGCCGCCGCCGGCTACTCCTGGTACGAGGTGAGCAACTGGGCCCGCGACGACGCGCACCGCTCGCGGCACAACCTGTCGTACTGGCTCGGCCACGACTGGTGGGGCGTCGGACCGGGCGCGCACAGCCACGTCGGCGGCGTGCGCTGGTGGAACGTGAAGCACCCGGCGGCCTACGCCGACCGCCTCCGCGCGGGAGACTCGCCGGCGGCCGGGCGCGAGACGCTCGACGCCGGGACGCGGCGGGTCGAGGACGTCCTACTGCGATCGCGGCTGTCCGACGGGCTGCCGCTCGACGCGGTCGACCCCGGGCATCGGCGCGAGGTCGCGGGTCTCATCGCCGACGGTCTCGTGGACGGCCGCGCCGCCCTGCAGGGCCGCATCGTGCTGACGCTGCGCGGCCGCCTGCTGGCCGACGCGGTCGTCCGCCGCCTCACAGACGGCTGA
- a CDS encoding DUF1990 domain-containing protein, translating to MSIRRSSFEGQPQVTYAAVGGTLAPDLLEYPPDGFTAERFEARLGSGAERFAITTASLMTWGVQRGSGIAVTDITSGSGVQYTGVNFDSAGTPIDLASRPTEEHFAPDGTPYITAGVTAVLKVTLLGRTVDAPVRVVYVVDEPDQVGFAYGTLEGHPESGEESFVVEKRADDSVWLVIRVFSRPSTRLYRLGTPVLRAVQKRQVKKYLRALLPARVS from the coding sequence GTGAGCATCCGACGCTCGAGCTTCGAGGGGCAGCCGCAGGTCACCTACGCGGCGGTCGGCGGGACCCTCGCGCCGGACCTCCTCGAGTACCCGCCGGACGGATTCACGGCCGAGCGCTTCGAGGCCCGCCTCGGCTCCGGTGCCGAGCGCTTCGCCATCACGACCGCGTCGCTGATGACGTGGGGCGTGCAGCGCGGCAGCGGCATCGCGGTCACCGACATCACGAGCGGCAGCGGCGTGCAGTACACGGGGGTCAACTTCGACTCCGCCGGCACCCCGATCGACCTCGCGAGCCGCCCGACGGAGGAGCACTTCGCTCCCGACGGCACGCCGTACATCACCGCGGGCGTCACCGCGGTGCTCAAGGTCACCCTCCTCGGTCGCACGGTCGACGCCCCGGTGCGTGTCGTCTACGTCGTCGACGAGCCCGACCAGGTCGGCTTCGCGTACGGCACTCTCGAGGGCCACCCCGAGAGCGGCGAGGAGTCGTTCGTCGTCGAGAAGCGCGCCGACGACTCCGTCTGGCTCGTCATCCGCGTGTTCTCGCGCCCCTCCACCCGCCTCTACCGCCTCGGCACCCCCGTGCTGCGCGCCGTGCAGAAGCGCCAGGTCAAGAAGTACCTGCGCGCCCTGCTGCCGGCGCGCGTCAGCTGA
- the lepA gene encoding translation elongation factor 4 encodes MSPRALTALEPAATDPASIRNFCIIAHIDHGKSTLADRMLGITGVVEDRAMRAQYLDRMDIERERGITIKSQAVRMPWERDGRTFALNMIDTPGHVDFSYEVSRSLAACEGAILLVDAAQGIEAQTLANLYLALENDLAIIPVLNKIDLPAADPDKYAAELASLIGGDPSDVLRVSGKTGVGVEALLDRVTELVPAPVGDKNAPARAMIFDSVYDSYRGVVTYVRMIDGQLSPREKIQMMSTRATHEILEIGVSSPEPSSTKGLGVGEVGYLITGVKDVRQSKVGDTVTTASKPATQALPGYTEPLPMVFSGLYPIDGSDYPDLREALDKLKLSDAALVYEPETSVALGFGFRCGFLGLLHLEIVTERLDREFGLDLITTAPSVIYEVTTEDKKTVTVTNPSEFPVGKIASVTEPIVKAAILAPKDYVGTIMELCQSRRGTLIGMEYLGEDRVEIRYHMPLGEIVFDFFDNLKSKTAGYASLDYEPAGSQEADLVKVDILLQGEQVDAFSAIVHREKAYAYGVLMTGRLRKLIPRQQFEVPIQAAIGARIIARESISAMRKDVLAKCYGGDITRKRKLLEKQKEGKKRMKMVGRVEVPQEAFIAALSGDVETKDKK; translated from the coding sequence ATGTCTCCACGTGCCCTCACCGCTCTCGAGCCCGCCGCGACCGACCCGGCGTCGATCCGCAACTTCTGCATCATCGCCCACATCGATCACGGCAAGTCGACCCTCGCCGACCGCATGCTCGGCATCACGGGCGTGGTCGAGGACCGGGCGATGCGCGCGCAGTACCTCGACCGGATGGACATCGAGCGCGAGCGCGGCATCACGATCAAGTCGCAGGCCGTGCGCATGCCGTGGGAGCGCGACGGGCGGACCTTCGCCCTCAACATGATCGACACCCCCGGTCACGTCGACTTCTCGTACGAGGTCAGCCGCTCGCTCGCCGCGTGCGAGGGCGCGATCCTCCTGGTCGACGCCGCTCAGGGCATCGAGGCCCAGACGCTCGCCAACCTCTACCTCGCGCTCGAGAACGACCTCGCGATCATCCCGGTCCTCAACAAGATCGACCTCCCCGCGGCCGACCCCGACAAGTACGCGGCCGAGCTCGCGAGCCTGATCGGCGGCGACCCCTCCGACGTGCTGCGCGTCTCGGGCAAGACCGGGGTCGGGGTGGAGGCGCTGCTCGACCGCGTCACCGAGCTCGTCCCCGCGCCGGTGGGCGACAAGAACGCTCCCGCCCGCGCGATGATCTTCGACTCCGTCTACGACTCGTACCGCGGCGTCGTCACCTACGTGCGGATGATCGACGGCCAGCTCTCGCCGCGCGAGAAGATCCAGATGATGTCGACCCGCGCCACCCACGAGATCCTCGAGATCGGCGTGTCGAGCCCCGAGCCGTCGTCGACGAAGGGCCTCGGAGTCGGCGAGGTCGGCTACCTGATCACGGGCGTGAAGGACGTGCGGCAGTCGAAGGTCGGCGACACCGTCACCACGGCGTCGAAGCCCGCGACCCAGGCGCTGCCCGGCTACACCGAGCCGCTCCCGATGGTCTTCTCGGGTCTGTACCCGATCGACGGCAGCGACTACCCCGACCTCCGCGAGGCCCTCGACAAGCTCAAGCTCTCCGACGCCGCGCTGGTCTACGAGCCCGAGACCTCGGTCGCGCTCGGCTTCGGCTTCCGCTGCGGGTTCCTCGGGCTCCTGCACCTCGAGATCGTCACCGAGCGCCTCGACCGCGAGTTCGGCCTCGACCTGATCACCACCGCGCCCTCGGTCATCTACGAGGTCACGACGGAGGACAAGAAGACCGTCACCGTCACCAACCCGAGCGAGTTCCCGGTCGGCAAGATCGCCTCCGTGACCGAGCCGATCGTCAAGGCCGCGATCCTCGCGCCCAAGGACTACGTCGGCACGATCATGGAGCTCTGCCAGAGCCGCCGCGGCACGCTGATCGGCATGGAGTACCTGGGCGAGGACCGGGTCGAGATCCGGTACCACATGCCCCTCGGCGAGATCGTCTTCGACTTCTTCGACAACCTCAAGTCGAAGACCGCGGGCTACGCCTCGCTCGACTACGAGCCCGCCGGCTCGCAGGAGGCCGACCTGGTCAAGGTCGACATCCTGCTGCAGGGCGAGCAGGTCGACGCGTTCAGCGCGATCGTGCACCGCGAGAAGGCCTACGCGTACGGCGTGCTGATGACGGGACGGCTGCGCAAGCTCATCCCGCGCCAGCAGTTCGAGGTGCCCATCCAGGCGGCGATCGGCGCCCGCATCATCGCGCGCGAGTCGATCAGCGCGATGCGCAAGGACGTCCTCGCCAAGTGCTACGGCGGCGACATCACCCGCAAGCGCAAGCTCCTCGAGAAGCAGAAGGAGGGCAAGAAGCGCATGAAGATGGTCGGCCGTGTCGAGGTCCCCCAGGAGGCGTTCATCGCCGCGCTCTCCGGCGACGTCGAGACCAAGGACAAGAAGTAG
- a CDS encoding GNAT family N-acetyltransferase, which yields MSGDGILVRRVRASEYDEVSRLRVTAYSHDYELGEEYAADVADVARHDREGQVWVAEDRDGRLLATVTTAAEGRSLYELGRPGELDWRLLAVAPDARGRGLGRLLTEFVVMLATERGLERVVMNSGSDMLAAHALYESMGFTRLPDRENPPGVEPTRTYGLDL from the coding sequence GTGAGCGGCGACGGCATCCTCGTCCGCCGCGTGCGGGCGAGCGAGTACGACGAGGTCTCGCGCCTGCGCGTGACGGCCTACTCGCACGACTACGAACTGGGGGAGGAGTACGCCGCCGACGTGGCGGACGTCGCTCGGCACGACCGCGAGGGCCAGGTGTGGGTGGCGGAGGATCGCGACGGCCGCCTCCTCGCCACCGTCACCACTGCCGCCGAGGGGCGCAGCCTCTACGAGCTCGGCCGGCCGGGCGAGCTCGACTGGCGGCTGCTCGCCGTCGCTCCGGACGCGCGCGGACGCGGTCTCGGCCGCCTCCTCACCGAGTTCGTCGTCATGCTCGCGACGGAGCGCGGCCTCGAGCGCGTCGTGATGAACAGCGGCAGCGACATGCTCGCCGCCCACGCGCTCTACGAGAGCATGGGCTTCACCCGCCTGCCCGACCGCGAGAACCCGCCCGGCGTCGAGCCGACCCGCACCTACGGACTCGACCTCTAG
- a CDS encoding aminotransferase class I/II-fold pyridoxal phosphate-dependent enzyme, with the protein MPRLADHIPAVPPSGIRRLFEIALRLEGVTFLAVGEPDVPLAPHIIEAARAAWAADDTNYGPNGGIPELRRAIVEKLVRDNGIHADVEQVWLTIGGTQALYQAMTLTLAAGDEVLLPDPGYTTFTMNARMIGAVPVPYTLRPENGFFPDLDELERIVTDRTRVIIVNSPSNPLGVVYPRPLLERLLEFARRHDLWVISDEVYEYFTYGRPHVSLAAIAEELGHDDDRVFSVFSLSKTYAMTGVRVGYLVTPPGMTKTMVTVQEAAISCVATPDQRAALAALTGPQDAVAAASAHYLSNLKLATGLLDERGIRFREPEGAFYLWVDVSHASQGDVASWAEAFLLETLVAVAPGSAFGRSGEGWIRICLAADPADIEHGLRTLPAPA; encoded by the coding sequence ATGCCACGTCTCGCCGATCACATCCCCGCGGTGCCGCCCTCGGGCATCCGCCGTCTGTTCGAGATCGCCCTCCGGCTCGAGGGGGTCACGTTCCTCGCCGTCGGCGAGCCCGACGTCCCGCTCGCGCCGCACATCATCGAGGCCGCGCGCGCCGCGTGGGCCGCCGACGACACGAACTACGGGCCGAACGGCGGCATCCCCGAGCTGCGTCGCGCGATCGTCGAGAAGCTCGTCCGCGACAACGGGATCCACGCCGACGTCGAGCAGGTCTGGCTCACCATCGGCGGCACCCAGGCGCTGTACCAGGCCATGACGCTCACCCTCGCCGCGGGCGACGAGGTCCTGCTGCCCGATCCCGGCTACACGACCTTCACGATGAACGCGCGGATGATCGGTGCCGTCCCGGTGCCCTACACGCTTCGCCCCGAGAACGGCTTCTTCCCCGATCTCGACGAGCTCGAGCGCATCGTCACCGACCGCACCCGCGTCATCATCGTCAACAGCCCGTCCAACCCGCTCGGAGTCGTCTACCCGCGTCCGCTCCTCGAGCGCCTCCTCGAGTTCGCCCGCCGCCACGACCTCTGGGTCATCAGCGACGAGGTCTACGAGTACTTCACCTACGGCCGCCCGCACGTGAGCCTGGCGGCGATCGCGGAGGAGCTCGGACACGACGACGACCGCGTCTTCAGCGTCTTCTCGCTCTCGAAGACCTACGCGATGACGGGCGTCCGCGTCGGCTACCTCGTCACGCCTCCCGGCATGACGAAGACGATGGTCACCGTGCAGGAGGCGGCGATCAGCTGCGTCGCGACGCCCGACCAGCGCGCGGCCCTCGCGGCGCTGACGGGACCGCAGGACGCGGTGGCCGCCGCCTCCGCCCACTACCTCTCGAACCTGAAGCTCGCCACCGGTCTGCTCGACGAGCGCGGCATCCGCTTCCGCGAGCCCGAGGGCGCCTTCTACCTCTGGGTCGACGTCTCGCACGCGAGCCAGGGCGATGTCGCGAGCTGGGCCGAGGCGTTCCTGCTCGAGACCCTCGTCGCCGTCGCGCCGGGCAGCGCCTTCGGGCGCAGCGGCGAGGGCTGGATCCGCATCTGCCTCGCCGCCGACCCCGCCGACATCGAGCACGGCCTCCGAACCCTCCCCGCACCGGCGTGA
- the rpsT gene encoding 30S ribosomal protein S20, producing MANIKSQIKRNLTNKKANDRNKAVKSELKTAVRAVHTAIAAGDSEKAATALAFAAKKLDKASSKGVIHKNQAANRKSAIAKQVAAL from the coding sequence GTGGCAAACATCAAGTCGCAGATCAAGCGCAACCTCACCAACAAGAAGGCGAACGACCGCAACAAGGCGGTCAAGAGCGAGCTGAAGACCGCCGTCCGCGCGGTCCACACCGCCATCGCCGCCGGCGACTCCGAGAAGGCCGCCACCGCGCTGGCCTTCGCCGCGAAGAAGCTCGACAAGGCCTCGAGCAAGGGCGTCATCCACAAGAACCAGGCCGCGAACCGCAAGTCGGCCATCGCGAAGCAGGTCGCTGCGCTGTAA
- a CDS encoding FAD-dependent oxidoreductase, translating into MTESALPADADRHDVLIVGGGNAGLSVAGRLRRYGISDVAVIEPRETHFYQPMFSHVAGGTAPASKATRPQASVMPKGVTLIADRVQTIDPVGKSVTLSSGRRIGYDQLVVCPGIQKDWAAVPGLSEAMESPVGVSNYEYDYARKASSVLRDVRSGTVVFTQPSGPATCSGASQKPMYLACDYWREAGVLADIRVVLVVPTPTLFGMPLIDAELERKVREYGIDVRYGRELVEVDAGAQTLVIAGDDRSAALLGPDSAVDLPGTHDRRETLSYDVLHAVPPQSAPDWLRDTGLSAPGDAGGFVEVDPLTLRHPRFPDVWALGDAAATTNSKSGGALRPQTKALAKNLVAARKGKALPQVYNGYSVCPFVVSRSTVVFAEFDDRYRPMPTIPFWKGLAKERRFTYLADRYVLPWVYWNLILKGRA; encoded by the coding sequence ATGACCGAATCAGCCTTGCCTGCAGACGCCGATCGACACGACGTCCTGATCGTGGGCGGAGGCAACGCCGGCCTCTCGGTCGCGGGGCGCCTGCGGCGCTACGGGATCTCGGACGTCGCGGTGATCGAGCCGCGCGAGACGCACTTCTACCAGCCGATGTTCTCCCACGTCGCGGGCGGCACCGCGCCGGCGTCGAAGGCGACACGGCCTCAGGCCTCGGTGATGCCGAAGGGCGTGACGCTGATCGCGGACCGGGTGCAGACCATCGATCCGGTCGGGAAGAGCGTCACCCTCTCGTCCGGTCGGCGGATCGGGTACGACCAGCTCGTCGTCTGCCCGGGCATCCAGAAGGACTGGGCGGCGGTCCCCGGTCTGAGCGAGGCGATGGAGTCGCCTGTGGGCGTCTCGAACTACGAGTACGACTACGCGCGCAAGGCGTCGAGCGTGTTGCGCGACGTCCGCAGCGGGACCGTCGTCTTCACGCAGCCCAGCGGTCCCGCCACCTGTTCGGGCGCCTCGCAGAAGCCGATGTACCTGGCCTGCGACTACTGGCGCGAGGCGGGTGTGCTGGCCGACATCCGCGTGGTGCTGGTGGTGCCGACTCCGACGCTCTTCGGGATGCCCCTCATCGACGCCGAGCTCGAGCGCAAGGTGCGCGAGTACGGCATCGACGTGCGCTACGGCCGCGAGCTGGTCGAGGTCGACGCCGGTGCGCAGACGCTCGTGATCGCCGGAGACGACCGGTCCGCCGCGCTCCTCGGCCCCGACAGCGCCGTGGACCTGCCCGGCACTCATGACCGCCGCGAGACGCTCTCGTACGACGTGCTGCACGCTGTGCCTCCGCAGTCGGCACCCGACTGGCTGCGGGACACCGGTCTCAGCGCGCCCGGCGACGCGGGCGGCTTCGTCGAGGTCGATCCTCTGACGCTGCGGCACCCTCGTTTCCCCGACGTGTGGGCGCTGGGCGACGCTGCCGCCACCACCAACTCGAAGTCCGGAGGCGCGCTCCGGCCCCAGACGAAGGCTCTCGCGAAGAACCTCGTCGCCGCTCGCAAGGGCAAGGCCCTGCCGCAGGTCTACAACGGCTACTCGGTCTGCCCGTTCGTCGTGTCCCGCTCGACGGTGGTCTTCGCCGAGTTCGACGACCGCTACCGCCCGATGCCCACGATCCCCTTCTGGAAGGGCCTCGCGAAGGAGCGCCGCTTCACCTACCTCGCCGACCGCTACGTGCTCCCGTGGGTGTACTGGAACCTCATCCTCAAGGGCCGCGCCTGA
- the holA gene encoding DNA polymerase III subunit delta has product MAGRAPARAKAAPSKAAIPQLAWNQTRPAPIVLITGPEQFLADRALRFLRDFLRAEDPSLEVSDIDAAGYAPGELITLASPSLFDEPRLIRVSGVEKCTDAFLLETLDYLASPADGTTLVLRHAGGNRGKKLLDAIRSGTGGGIEIVCAELKRESDKVDFTVAEFRTAGRTATTGAIRALVSAFSDDLDELASACQQLISDSPGEITEATVAKYYGGRVETTAFTVADSAIAGRHGEALLGLRHALASGADPVPIVAAFASKLRTMAKVAGSREGSGQIASRLGLAPWQVDRARRDLQGWTGDGLGTAIITVADADANVKGATRDPVYALERMVSIVSSRGV; this is encoded by the coding sequence ATGGCAGGCAGGGCCCCGGCGCGCGCGAAGGCGGCGCCGTCGAAGGCGGCGATCCCGCAGCTCGCGTGGAACCAGACGCGACCCGCTCCGATCGTCCTGATCACCGGGCCGGAGCAGTTCCTCGCGGACCGCGCCCTCCGCTTCCTCCGCGACTTCCTGCGGGCGGAGGATCCGAGTCTCGAGGTCAGCGACATCGACGCCGCCGGCTACGCGCCCGGCGAGCTGATCACGCTCGCGAGCCCGTCGCTGTTCGACGAGCCGCGACTCATCCGCGTCTCGGGCGTCGAGAAGTGCACCGACGCGTTCCTCCTCGAGACCCTCGACTACCTCGCCTCTCCCGCCGACGGCACGACGCTCGTGCTCCGGCACGCCGGCGGCAACCGCGGCAAGAAGCTGCTCGACGCGATCCGGTCCGGCACCGGAGGAGGCATCGAGATCGTCTGCGCCGAGCTCAAGCGCGAGAGCGACAAGGTCGACTTCACGGTCGCCGAGTTCCGCACGGCGGGCCGCACCGCCACAACGGGAGCGATCCGCGCCCTCGTGTCCGCGTTCTCCGACGACCTCGACGAGCTGGCGTCGGCATGCCAGCAGCTCATCTCCGACTCCCCGGGCGAGATCACGGAGGCGACCGTCGCGAAGTACTACGGCGGCCGCGTCGAGACGACCGCGTTCACCGTCGCCGACTCGGCGATCGCGGGTCGCCACGGGGAGGCGCTGCTCGGCCTCCGCCACGCCCTCGCCTCGGGAGCCGATCCCGTCCCCATCGTCGCCGCCTTCGCGAGCAAGCTCCGCACCATGGCGAAGGTCGCCGGCTCCCGCGAGGGATCCGGCCAGATCGCCTCCCGGCTCGGCCTCGCGCCCTGGCAGGTCGATCGCGCCCGCCGCGACCTGCAGGGCTGGACCGGCGACGGCCTCGGCACCGCGATCATCACCGTCGCCGACGCCGATGCCAACGTCAAGGGCGCCACCCGCGACCCCGTCTACGCCCTCGAGCGCATGGTCTCGATCGTCTCCTCCCGCGGCGTCTGA